The following proteins come from a genomic window of Candidozyma auris chromosome 4, complete sequence:
- the YME1 gene encoding i-AAA protease YME1: MENKANTDIGNAELQREFYRHLLDNNYPQVVVQRYESPGIGSNPECTQLYIQALQQLGETAKAESVAASLASGSSAGASGAGMGAGAAGNMGFASGFGSRNEPVHVVVSESNFTILSKWLKWLIPIALLTYGASNAFNFLVENGTLFRSSEVTDKSVDVSRSNVRFKDVCGCDEARAELEEIVEFLRDPSKFTALGGKLPKGVLLTGPPGTGKTLLARATAGEAEVPFFFMSGSEFDELYVGVGAKRIRELFNQAREKAPAIVFIDELDAIGGKRNPKDQAYAKQTLNQLLVELDGFSQSEGIIIIGATNFPQSLDKALTRPGRFDKEVVVELPDVRGRVDILKHHMENVETADDVDPSIIARGTPGFSGAELMNLVNQAAVHASQLSALAVDMSHFEWAKDKILMGAAKKKMVITEESRRNTAYHEAGHAIMAMFSPAATPLYKATILPRGRALGVTFQLPEMDKTDMTKKECFSRLDVCMGGKIAEEMIHGPDNVTSGCSSDLANATSMARAMVTSYGMSDKIGPVRLSDDWESWSPKLRDMADNEVRSFLIESEERTRKLLKEKSVELRRLAEGLLEYETLTREEMEKVVKGEPINKPKTMTNTVIKTPDGGRKEVINEPVPIPVEA, from the coding sequence ATGGAAAATAAGGCCAACACTGATATCGGCAACGCCGAATTACAACGTGAATTCTATCGTCACTTGTTGGATAACAACTACCCTCAAGTAGTTGTCCAGCGGTACGAGAGCCCGGGGATCGGCTCTAACCCTGAGTGCACGCAACTATACATCCAGGCGCTTCAGCAGTTGGGAGAAACGGCCAAAGCAGAACTGGTGGCTGCATCGTTGGCTTCTGGGTCACTGGCGGGAGCCTCAGGAGCAGGAATGGGCGCCGGTGCAGCTGGTAACATGGGTTTTGCTTCTGGTTTTGGCTCGCGCAATGAACCAGTGCATGTGGTTGTATCCGAGTCCAACTTCACTATCTTGTCCAAATGGCTCAAGTGGCTTATTCCTATTGCATTGCTTACGTACGGAGCGCTGAATgctttcaacttcttggtggaAAACGGCACATTGTTCCGTTCGCTGGAGGTGACGGATAAGTCGGTGGACGTTTCAAGATCCAACGTCAGGTTCAAAGACGTGTGCGGCTGTGACGAAGCCCGTGctgagcttgaagaaatcgTTGAGTTCTTGAGAGATCCTTCCAAGTTCACTGCTTTGGGTGGTAAGTTGCCGAAGGGTGTGCTCTTGACCGGTCCTCCTGGTACGGGTAAGACGCTTCTTGCGCGTGCTACCGCTGGCGAGGCCGAGGTgccatttttcttcatgtcCGGCTCCGAATTCGACGAGTTATACGTTGGTGTTGGCGCAAAGAGAATTAGAGAGTTGTTCAATCAAGCCAGGGAAAAAGCCCCAGCCATTGTCTTCATCGATGAATTGGACGCAATCGGAGGTAAACGTAACCCTAAAGACCAGGCATATGCTAAGCAGACATTAAACCAGCTTCTTGTGGAGTTGGACGGCTTCTCACAGAGCGAAggtatcatcatcattggcGCAACTAACTTCCCACAATCTTTGGACAAGGCGTTGACGAGACCTGGCCGTTTTGATAAAGAGGTTGTTGTCGAACTTCCTGATGTGCGTGGGCGTGTCGATATCTTGAAGCACCACATGGAGAATGTGGAGACCgctgatgatgttgatcCCTCTATCATCGCCAGAGGTACTCCGGGCTTTTCAGGAGCTgagttgatgaatttgGTCAATCAAGCCGCTGTTCATGCTTCTCAGTTGTCTGCTCTCGCGGTAGACATGAGTCACTTTGAGTGGGCCAAGGACAAGATTCTAATGGGtgctgcaaagaaaaagatggTAATTACAGAAGAATCTAGAAGAAACACCGCATACCACGAGGCGGGACATGCCATCATGGCGATGTTCTCTCCTGCTGCTACACCATTATACAAAGCTACCATTTTGCCCAGAGGAAGAGCCCTCGGTGTGACTTTCCAACTCCCAGAAATGGACAAGACTGACATGACCAAGAAAGAGTGTTTTTCAAGGCTTGACGTTTGCATGGGTGGAAAGATCGCCGAGGAGATGATTCATGGACCTGACAATGTCACCAGTGGGTGTTCTTCTGACTTGGCTAACGCCACGAGCATGGCCAGAGCCATGGTTACTTCGTATGGTATGAGTGACAAGATCGGACCAGTAAGGTTAAGTGATGACTGGGAATCGTGGTCGCCAAAACTCAGAGACATGGCCGATAATGAAGTAAGAAGTTTCCTTATTGAATCAGAGGAAAGAACACGCAAAttattgaaggaaaagagtGTCGAACTCAGAAGACTCGCCGAGGGCTTATTGGAGTATGAGACGCTAACTAGagaagagatggagaaggtTGTCAAAGGAGAGCCCATAAACAAGCCTAAGACGATGACGAATACAGTGATAAAGACCCCTGATGGCGGAAGGAAGGAGGTGATCAACGAGCCGGTTCCAATTCCAGTTGAAGCATAa